A genomic region of Raphanus sativus cultivar WK10039 chromosome 6, ASM80110v3, whole genome shotgun sequence contains the following coding sequences:
- the LOC130496396 gene encoding NAC domain-containing protein 45 codes for MAPVSLPPGFRFHPTDEELITYYLKRKINGLEIELEVIAEVDLYKCEPWDLPGKALLPSKDQEWYFFSPRDRKYPNGSRTNRATKGGYWKATGKDRRVSWRDRAIGTKKTLVYYRGRAPHGIRTGWVMHEYRLDETQCEPSAYGMQDAYALCRVFKKIVIEAKPRDQHRSYVHGMSNVSGNSSFDACSDLEISSTTHQVQNAFQPRFGNRHFNSNAMTSNEDWSQYYGSSYAPFPTPFKVNNEIECSMLQHNMSLPPLRVENSAVSNCDFFTSMTHNNNHGVLEDFSFAASGSNHYNSVGDQVIHIGNYDEPPLMMSNHNMNQGYMEEQKIISSLDNNDQDLGFQGDNTNDNINIDDFFSFDVYNEDNVNQVEGKEDLITNETLDSSGFEVVEEEIRFNNQMLISTYQTTKILYHQVVPSHTLKVHINPINHNVEERTLFIEEDNDSWLQRAEKITKTKLTLVGVMAQQCYKYLAVFF; via the exons ATGGCTCCTGTCTCGTTACCTCCAGGTTTCAGATTTCACCCAACTGATGAGGAGCTAATTACTTACTatctcaaaagaaaaatcaacgGTCTAGAAATCGAACTTGAGGTTATAGCTGAAGTTGATCTCTACAAGTGCGAGCCATGGGACTTACCAG GGAAAGCCTTGCTTCCAAGCAAAGACCAAGAATGGTACTTCTTTAGCCCACGGGACCGGAAGTATCCCAATGGTTCGAGGACAAACCGAGCAACCAAAGGCGGGTATTGGAAGGCCACGGGTAAAGACCGTCGAGTTAGTTGGAGAGACCGAGCTATTGGAACCAAGAAGACATTGGTTTACTACCGTGGACGCGCCCCTCATGGTATAAGAACCGGTTGGGTTATGCATGAATATCGACTCGATGAAACTCAATGCGAGCCTTCTGCATACGGCATGCAG gacgCATATGCACTTTGCCGTGTATTTAAAAAGATTGTGATTGAAGCTAAGCCAAGAGATCAGCATCGGTCTTATGTCCACGGGATGTCGAATGTGAGTGGCAATTCGAGTTTTGACGCTTGTTCGGATCTAGAGATCAGTTCAACTACTCATCAAGTTCAAAATGCATTTCAACCGCGATTTGGAAACAGACATTTTAACTCAAACGCAATGACTAGTAACGAAGATTGGTCACAATACTATGGTTCTTCTTATGCACCATTCCCTACACCATTTAAG GTTAATAATGAGATCGAATGCTCAATGTTACAACACAATATGTCTCTACCACCGTTGCGTGTAGAGAACTCGGCGGTCAGCAACTGCGATTTCTTTACGAGTATGACTCACAACAACAATCATGGCGTTTTGGAGGACTTTAGTTTCGCTGCAAGTGGCTCCAACCATTATAATAGCGTTGGTGATCAAGTGATCCACATAGGCAATTATGATGAACCACCATTGATGATGTCAAATCATAATATGAACCAG GGATATATGGAAGAGCAGAAGATCATATCGAGCTTGGATAATAATGACCAAGACCTTGGATTTCAAG GAGATAATACTAATGACAACATAAACATCGATGATTTCTTCTCATTTGATGTGTATAACGAGGATAACGTAAATCAAGTAGAAGGTAAAGAAGACTTGATTACAAACGAAACCCTTGATTCATCTGGATTTGAGGTGGTCGAGGAAGAAATAAGGTTTAACAACCAAATGCTCATCTCAACATATCAAACAACGAAGATTCTATATCACCAAGTCGTACCTTCTCACACGTTGAAAGTTCATATCAATCCTATTAATCACAATGTGGAAGAAAGAACACTGTTCATTGAAGAGGATAACGACTCTTGGTTACAAAGAGCTGAGAAGATCACGAAGACAAAACTCACTCTTGTTGGTGTAATGGCTCAGCAATGTTACAAGTATCTTgcggttttcttttga
- the LOC130496397 gene encoding vesicle transport protein GOT1 — MASFEMNDLKKIGLGLTGFGVFFTFLGVIFVFDKGLIAMGNILFLAGVTLTIGIQPAIQFFTKRRNFKGTISFGLGFLLVVFGWPIFGLLLESYGFLVLFSGFWPTLAVFLQRIPILGWLLQHPYIRSLLDRYRGRRVPV, encoded by the exons ATGGCTTCCTTCGAGATGAATGACCTTAAAA AGATTGGGCTAGGCTTGACTGGATTTGGTGTCTTCTTTACATTCCTGGGAGTCATTTTCGTGTTTGACAAGGGACTCATCGCCATGGGAAAT ATACTCTTCTTAGCTGGTGTCACTCTAACCATAGGGATTCAACCAGCCATCCAATTCTTTACAAAACGGCGCAACTTTAAG GGAACTATATCATTTGGTTTGGGATTCTTGTTGGTTGTGTTTGGATGGCCTATTTTCGGTTTGCTTCTAGAATCATATGGATTCCTTGTCCTCTTCAG TGGTTTCTGGCCTACACTCGCTGTCTTCCTTCAAAGGATACCTATACTGGGCTGGCTTTTGCAGCATCCATACATCAGATCG TTACTGGATCGCTACCGTGGAAGGCGTGTTCCTGTCTAA
- the LOC130495929 gene encoding protein OXIDATIVE STRESS 3 LIKE 3, with the protein MHYQEQMESLMLGEERRRENCVRDADADADEGLNSPSSFPNSPDESDRRSSSLRRGLSKHYRGKSQSFTSLSEALTVEDLAKPENPLNAKLKQRRESSHCRRLSGCGGASERNLAGHDAFFGGNDRPPRLSGNRLPPRAQTLSAAHISALLTRT; encoded by the exons atGCATTATCAAGAACAGATGGAGTCTCTTATGTTGGGTGAAGAACGCAGACGCGAAAACTGCGTTAGAGATGCAGACGCAGACGCAGATGAAGGTTTAAATTCTCCCTCTTCTTTTCCAAACTCTCCTGACGAATCAGACCGTCGCAGTTCTTCTTTAAG GAGAGGATTGTCAAAACATTACAGAGGCAAGTCGCAGTCGTTCACGTCGTTATCAGAAGCGCTGACGGTAGAGGATCTCGCGAAACCCGAGAATCCTCTCAACGCAAAACTGAAGCAGCGGCGGGAGAGCTCTCACTGTCGACGATTATCCGGTTGCGGCGGTGCATCGGAGCGAAATCTAGCTGGCCACGACGCTTTCTTCGGAGGAAACGATAGGCCGCCGAGGCTTTCCGGTAACAGGCTGCCTCCGAGAGCTCAGACGCTCTCGGCGGCTCACATATCGGCTTTGCTCACTCGGACCTAA
- the LOC108806066 gene encoding uncharacterized protein LOC108806066 isoform X1 yields MGSSGTGAVDWTVGSIVWVRRRNGSWWPGRILGQDDLDSTTITSPRSGTPVKLLGREDASVDWYNLEKSKRVKPFRCGDFDDCIEKVETSHGVTVRKREKYARREDAILHALELEKEILKKEAKLETDATKERMVVLSSVHGVSNGTCEDEVHPRMRGLVEFGLRTTSSKRKFSSSNGPGTTSFKSLGRSYSSASSSGDHSMERPCYNTIGKKKAKRAKYMFAPNESNDGFDSHREAMRSSFAGGNSRYSLSEYDPPDFLQDVEYISSESETDSSDMDEDTDDDIHLLSGAGRHSEQHNTFSRHMSAEDESTSSEEDCYESSISGDSYHLYSQDPDSGAGTVSEWQLKGKRNMRSLPRRSARKREMHRNHMEDGRYSDEMSDGTDDTDPNERQFGDRMIGLGGDDEYRLSTMFASECKNIYSHDMLDWDDDPWEGQIGLKKGKLEGSDASHRHFGRKTYPPLMDVDLEVQGSYRKGPVPFVSLVSKLNGRAITGHPVEVQVMADGSSESYFKTAEYFGNETTYHDKPLLLPPAWKTARRSSSRVPRLHRLSSSLEADAEDHSPQGRKPLLRKLGSGNFSNDGDSARRSNLMGIPRPPGERKKLTKNTNATPSQKTRALSSFSSEQALHGAKALGDRTPELSNRRVLPGPPTVACIPVKLVFSRLLEKINRPSSKPTVKAFNERRDQ; encoded by the exons atgGGAAGCTCAGGGACAGGTGCGGTGGACTGGACGGTGGGATCGATTGTGTGGGTGAGGAGAAGGAACGGCTCGTGGTGGCCAGGGAGGATACTGGGACAAGATGATCTTGACTCTACCACTATCACATCTCCACGATCTGGTACTCCTGTGAAGCTTCTTGGGAGAGAGGATGCAAGTGT GGATTGGTACAATCTGGAGAAGTCCAAGCGGGTGAAGCCGTTTCGGTGTGGGGACTTTGATGACTGCATTGAGAAGGTGGAAACCTCGCATGGGGTGACGGTTAGAAAGAGGGAGAAGTATGCTCGGAGAGAAGATGCGATTCTCCATGCTCTTGAGCTTGAGAAGGAGATTCTCAAGAAGGAAGCTAAGCTAGAGACTGATGCAACCAAGGAGAGAATGGTTGTGTTGTCGAGTGTTCATGGTGTTTCTAATGGGACTTGTGAGGACGAGGTGCATCCTCGGATGAGAGGTTTGGTGGAGTTTGGGCTGAGAACAACCTCTTCAAAGCGGAAGTTTTCATCTTCGAATGGTCCTGGTACTACTTCCTTCAAGTCTCTGGGTAGAAGCTACTCTTCAGCTTCTTCTAGTGGAGATCATAGCATGGAGAGGCCCTGCTATAATACCATCG GGAAGAAGAAGGCTAAAAGGGCTAAGTATATGTTTGCACCAAATGAATCTAATGATGGTTTCGATAGCCACAGGGAGGCAATGCGTTCCTCCTTCGCTGGTGGCAATTCTCGTTATTCGCTTTCAGAATATGACCCTCCTGATTTTTTGCAAGATGTTGAATATATTTCTTCTGAATCCGAAACTGATTCTTCTGATATGGATGAGGATACTGATGATGACATTCACTTGCTGTCAG GAGCTGGGCGTCATTCAGAGCAACACAATACTTTTAGTAGACATATGTCAGCAGAAGATGAAAGCACCAGTAGCGAGGAAGATTGTTATGAGTCATCCATTTCTGGCGACTCTTATCACCTTTACTCCCAAGATCCGGATAGTGGAGCCGGTACGGTTTCCGAGTGGCAGCTCAAGGGAAAAAGAAACATGCGAAGTCTCCCAAGAAGGTCTGCACGCAAGAGGGAAATGCACCGTAATCATATGGAAGATGGAAGATATTCTGATGAGATGAGTGATGGAACTGATGACACTGATCCCAACGAAAGACAGTTCGGAGATAGAATGATTGGACTAGGAGGTGATGATGAATATCggctgtcaactatgtttgcatcCGAGTGTAAGAACATCTACAGCCATGACATGCTGGACTGGGATGATGATCCTTGGGAAGGCCAGATTGGTTTGAAGAAGGGAAAACTCGAAGGTTCAGATGCTTCTCATCGACATTTTGGAAGGAAAACGTATCCTCCATTGATGGATGTTGATTTAGAAGTACAAGGAAGCTATCGGAAAGGGCCTGTCCCGTTTGTCTCCCTAGTGAGCAAGTTAAATGGCAGAGCAATAACTGGACATCCAGTAGAAGTCCAAGTCATGGCAGATGGTTCCTCTGAGTCATATTTTAAGACAGCTGAGTACTTTGGTAATGAAACAACTTACCATGACAAACCCTTGTTACTTCCCCCTGCTTGGAAGACTGCAAGGAGGAGTAGTTCACGGGTTCCACGGCTGCATCGGTTATCATCATCACTTGAAGCCGATGCGGAGGACCATTCTCCGCAGGGACGGAAACCACTTCTTAGGAAGCTTGGTTCGGGGAACTTTAGTAATGATGGCGACTCGGCGAGGAGAAGCAATCTAATGGGCATTCCACGACCACCTGGAGAAAGAAAGAAGTTGACGAAGAACACAAACGCAACCCCTAGTCAAAAGACAAGAGCACTATCGTCGTTCAGCAGCGAACAAGCACTACACGGGGCGAAGGCGTTGGGGGATCGAACTCCCGAGCTCTCTAACAGACGGGTATTACCAGGACCACCAACGGTGGCCTGCATACCAGTCAAACTAGTGTTTAGCAGATTACTGGAGAAAATAAATAGACCGTCATCAAAACCGACCGTGAAAGCCTTCAACGAGAGAAGAGATCAATAA
- the LOC108806066 gene encoding uncharacterized protein LOC108806066 isoform X2, protein MVVLSSVHGVSNGTCEDEVHPRMRGLVEFGLRTTSSKRKFSSSNGPGTTSFKSLGRSYSSASSSGDHSMERPCYNTIGKKKAKRAKYMFAPNESNDGFDSHREAMRSSFAGGNSRYSLSEYDPPDFLQDVEYISSESETDSSDMDEDTDDDIHLLSGAGRHSEQHNTFSRHMSAEDESTSSEEDCYESSISGDSYHLYSQDPDSGAGTVSEWQLKGKRNMRSLPRRSARKREMHRNHMEDGRYSDEMSDGTDDTDPNERQFGDRMIGLGGDDEYRLSTMFASECKNIYSHDMLDWDDDPWEGQIGLKKGKLEGSDASHRHFGRKTYPPLMDVDLEVQGSYRKGPVPFVSLVSKLNGRAITGHPVEVQVMADGSSESYFKTAEYFGNETTYHDKPLLLPPAWKTARRSSSRVPRLHRLSSSLEADAEDHSPQGRKPLLRKLGSGNFSNDGDSARRSNLMGIPRPPGERKKLTKNTNATPSQKTRALSSFSSEQALHGAKALGDRTPELSNRRVLPGPPTVACIPVKLVFSRLLEKINRPSSKPTVKAFNERRDQ, encoded by the exons ATGGTTGTGTTGTCGAGTGTTCATGGTGTTTCTAATGGGACTTGTGAGGACGAGGTGCATCCTCGGATGAGAGGTTTGGTGGAGTTTGGGCTGAGAACAACCTCTTCAAAGCGGAAGTTTTCATCTTCGAATGGTCCTGGTACTACTTCCTTCAAGTCTCTGGGTAGAAGCTACTCTTCAGCTTCTTCTAGTGGAGATCATAGCATGGAGAGGCCCTGCTATAATACCATCG GGAAGAAGAAGGCTAAAAGGGCTAAGTATATGTTTGCACCAAATGAATCTAATGATGGTTTCGATAGCCACAGGGAGGCAATGCGTTCCTCCTTCGCTGGTGGCAATTCTCGTTATTCGCTTTCAGAATATGACCCTCCTGATTTTTTGCAAGATGTTGAATATATTTCTTCTGAATCCGAAACTGATTCTTCTGATATGGATGAGGATACTGATGATGACATTCACTTGCTGTCAG GAGCTGGGCGTCATTCAGAGCAACACAATACTTTTAGTAGACATATGTCAGCAGAAGATGAAAGCACCAGTAGCGAGGAAGATTGTTATGAGTCATCCATTTCTGGCGACTCTTATCACCTTTACTCCCAAGATCCGGATAGTGGAGCCGGTACGGTTTCCGAGTGGCAGCTCAAGGGAAAAAGAAACATGCGAAGTCTCCCAAGAAGGTCTGCACGCAAGAGGGAAATGCACCGTAATCATATGGAAGATGGAAGATATTCTGATGAGATGAGTGATGGAACTGATGACACTGATCCCAACGAAAGACAGTTCGGAGATAGAATGATTGGACTAGGAGGTGATGATGAATATCggctgtcaactatgtttgcatcCGAGTGTAAGAACATCTACAGCCATGACATGCTGGACTGGGATGATGATCCTTGGGAAGGCCAGATTGGTTTGAAGAAGGGAAAACTCGAAGGTTCAGATGCTTCTCATCGACATTTTGGAAGGAAAACGTATCCTCCATTGATGGATGTTGATTTAGAAGTACAAGGAAGCTATCGGAAAGGGCCTGTCCCGTTTGTCTCCCTAGTGAGCAAGTTAAATGGCAGAGCAATAACTGGACATCCAGTAGAAGTCCAAGTCATGGCAGATGGTTCCTCTGAGTCATATTTTAAGACAGCTGAGTACTTTGGTAATGAAACAACTTACCATGACAAACCCTTGTTACTTCCCCCTGCTTGGAAGACTGCAAGGAGGAGTAGTTCACGGGTTCCACGGCTGCATCGGTTATCATCATCACTTGAAGCCGATGCGGAGGACCATTCTCCGCAGGGACGGAAACCACTTCTTAGGAAGCTTGGTTCGGGGAACTTTAGTAATGATGGCGACTCGGCGAGGAGAAGCAATCTAATGGGCATTCCACGACCACCTGGAGAAAGAAAGAAGTTGACGAAGAACACAAACGCAACCCCTAGTCAAAAGACAAGAGCACTATCGTCGTTCAGCAGCGAACAAGCACTACACGGGGCGAAGGCGTTGGGGGATCGAACTCCCGAGCTCTCTAACAGACGGGTATTACCAGGACCACCAACGGTGGCCTGCATACCAGTCAAACTAGTGTTTAGCAGATTACTGGAGAAAATAAATAGACCGTCATCAAAACCGACCGTGAAAGCCTTCAACGAGAGAAGAGATCAATAA
- the LOC108806399 gene encoding uncharacterized protein LOC108806399 isoform X2 — MDFDSLTRRDLQFFCKKNKIPANMTNIAMADALKALEIVEGIEEFMNQSESTRDLSPTSVAKNLPSAAGTAARTTRRKTKDETQPSELLTRSCLVTSKSLAGEMEQENRNANVDPALPPSRRRASVAMNLEESKTPAVRSTRRGAQAAASESVQRVYSTRRSVKLLEESMADLSLKTRESLNVPSKKNEDVAESEEGSKLEKPQGSEEAISVRDLNDSWDDSKNDPDVDVLYGDLGDITFVDATTSKEQMNGTESNTVPAPESSVLVEDQETLQEDGFVVVDHPASTTANTVICSKESESEEMKNGSESESEDDGVVADSNQEAFGFKVSTSDNVTKVDTIVPTVLLAEESEESCESDELMDDDESEVAIVSDKKTRASTPQESDSDEWSDYEISEIDEKSLRSVEMIDSFSDEKSPASSSVLADNKEKENVEEEEMVLESNGEREAEAETKKKKNTIDEESLKDISMRQLTKLVKELAIKSKQQHKSLE; from the exons ATGGATTTCGACAGTCTTACAAGAAGAGATCTTCAGTTCTTCTGTAAGAAGAACAAGATCCCAGCCAATATGACCAATATCGCCATGGCCGATGCTCTCAAAGCTCTTGAGATT GTTGAAGGTATTGAGGAGTTCATGAACCAATCTGAGTCCACACGTGACCTGTCTCCAACAAGCGTTGCCAAGAATCTGCCGAGCGCTGCAGGCACTGCAGCTAGAACAACTCGGAGGAAGACCAAAGATGAAACTCAACCATCAGAGCTTCTGACCCGTTCTTGCCTTGTGACTAGCAAGTCTCTAGCTGGAGAAATGGAGCAAGAAAACAGAAACGCGAACGTGGATCCAGCACTACCTCCAAGCCGTAGGAGAGCATCAGTTGCTATGAATCTGGAGGAGAGCAAAACACCAGCGGTGAGAAGCACGAGAAGGGGGGCTCAGGCAGCTGCGTCTGAGTCGGTTCAGAGGGTGTACAGCACGAGGAGATCTGTCAAGTTGCTAGAGGAGAGTATGGCTGACCTGAGTTTGAAGACTAGGGAGTCTCTCAATGTACCTTCAAAGAAGAACGAAGATGTTGCTGAAAGTGAAGAAG GTTCCAAACTTGAGAAACCCCAAGGGAGTGAAGAAGCTATCTCAGTGAGAGATCTAAATGATTCGTGGGATGATTCCAAGAATGATCCAGATGTTGATGTTTTATATGGTGATCTTGGTGATATCACTTTCGTTGATGCAACAACCAGCAAGGAACAGATGAATGGAACAG AGTCCAACACCGTTCCAGCTCCAGAGAGTTCTGTCCTAGTTGAAGACCAAGAAACGTTGCAGGAGGATGGTTTTGTAGTTGTGGACCATCCTGCATCTACAACCGCAAACACTGTGATCTGCAGCAAAGAATCAGAGTCTGAAGAAATGAAGAATGGTTCTGAATCTGAATCAGAGGATGATGGTGTTGTTGCTGACTCAAACCAAGAGGCATTTGGGTTTAAGGTCTCTACTAGTGATAATGTGACTAAGGTAGACACTATTGTCCCAACAGTTCTGCTGGCTGAAGAATCAGAAGAAAGTTGCGAGTCTGATGAACTGatggatgatgatgaatcaGAGGTGGCTATAGTTTCAGACAAGAAGACTCGGGCTTCCACACCTCAAGAATCAGACAGCGATGAATGGTCCGATTACGAGATAAGCGAGATAGATGAAAAGAGTTTGAGGTCTGTTGAGATGATAGATTCTTTTTCAGACGAGAAGTCTCCAGCTTCTTCCTCAGTTCTTGCTG ACAACAAGGAGAAGGAGAATgttgaggaggaggagatggtTCTTGAGTCCAATGGAGAGAGAGAAGCAGAGGCCGagactaagaagaagaagaacacgaTTGATGAAGAGAGCCTTAAAGACATAAGCATGAGGCAACTAACGAAGCTGGTGAAAGAACTTGCTATCAAGAGCAAGCAACAACACAAGAGCTTAGAGTag
- the LOC108806399 gene encoding uncharacterized protein LOC108806399 isoform X1 translates to MDFDSLTRRDLQFFCKKNKIPANMTNIAMADALKALEIVEGIEEFMNQSESTRDLSPTSVAKNLPSAAGTAARTTRRKTKDETQPSELLTRSCLVTSKSLAGEMEQENRNANVDPALPPSRRRASVAMNLEESKTPAVRSTRRGAQAAASESVQRVYSTRRSVKLLEESMADLSLKTRESLNVPSKKNEDVAESEEGSKLEKPQGSEEAISVRDLNDSWDDSKNDPDVDVLYGDLGDITFVDATTSKEQMNGTESNTVPAPESSVLVEDQETLQEDGFVVVDHPASTTANTVICSKESESEEMKNGSESESEDDGVVADSNQEAFGFKVSTSDNVTKVDTIVPTVLLAEESEESCESDELMDDDESEVAIVSDKKTRASTPQESDSDEWSDYEISEIDEKSLRSVEMIDSFSDEKSPASSSVLAGNETKTPMKSSFETESNKPALKLNLVADNKEKENVEEEEMVLESNGEREAEAETKKKKNTIDEESLKDISMRQLTKLVKELAIKSKQQHKSLE, encoded by the exons ATGGATTTCGACAGTCTTACAAGAAGAGATCTTCAGTTCTTCTGTAAGAAGAACAAGATCCCAGCCAATATGACCAATATCGCCATGGCCGATGCTCTCAAAGCTCTTGAGATT GTTGAAGGTATTGAGGAGTTCATGAACCAATCTGAGTCCACACGTGACCTGTCTCCAACAAGCGTTGCCAAGAATCTGCCGAGCGCTGCAGGCACTGCAGCTAGAACAACTCGGAGGAAGACCAAAGATGAAACTCAACCATCAGAGCTTCTGACCCGTTCTTGCCTTGTGACTAGCAAGTCTCTAGCTGGAGAAATGGAGCAAGAAAACAGAAACGCGAACGTGGATCCAGCACTACCTCCAAGCCGTAGGAGAGCATCAGTTGCTATGAATCTGGAGGAGAGCAAAACACCAGCGGTGAGAAGCACGAGAAGGGGGGCTCAGGCAGCTGCGTCTGAGTCGGTTCAGAGGGTGTACAGCACGAGGAGATCTGTCAAGTTGCTAGAGGAGAGTATGGCTGACCTGAGTTTGAAGACTAGGGAGTCTCTCAATGTACCTTCAAAGAAGAACGAAGATGTTGCTGAAAGTGAAGAAG GTTCCAAACTTGAGAAACCCCAAGGGAGTGAAGAAGCTATCTCAGTGAGAGATCTAAATGATTCGTGGGATGATTCCAAGAATGATCCAGATGTTGATGTTTTATATGGTGATCTTGGTGATATCACTTTCGTTGATGCAACAACCAGCAAGGAACAGATGAATGGAACAG AGTCCAACACCGTTCCAGCTCCAGAGAGTTCTGTCCTAGTTGAAGACCAAGAAACGTTGCAGGAGGATGGTTTTGTAGTTGTGGACCATCCTGCATCTACAACCGCAAACACTGTGATCTGCAGCAAAGAATCAGAGTCTGAAGAAATGAAGAATGGTTCTGAATCTGAATCAGAGGATGATGGTGTTGTTGCTGACTCAAACCAAGAGGCATTTGGGTTTAAGGTCTCTACTAGTGATAATGTGACTAAGGTAGACACTATTGTCCCAACAGTTCTGCTGGCTGAAGAATCAGAAGAAAGTTGCGAGTCTGATGAACTGatggatgatgatgaatcaGAGGTGGCTATAGTTTCAGACAAGAAGACTCGGGCTTCCACACCTCAAGAATCAGACAGCGATGAATGGTCCGATTACGAGATAAGCGAGATAGATGAAAAGAGTTTGAGGTCTGTTGAGATGATAGATTCTTTTTCAGACGAGAAGTCTCCAGCTTCTTCCTCAGTTCTTGCTGGTAATGAGACAAAAACTCCAATGAAGTCTTCGTTTGAAACAGAATCAAACAAACCAGCTCTAAAGCTAAATCTTGTTGCAGACAACAAGGAGAAGGAGAATgttgaggaggaggagatggtTCTTGAGTCCAATGGAGAGAGAGAAGCAGAGGCCGagactaagaagaagaagaacacgaTTGATGAAGAGAGCCTTAAAGACATAAGCATGAGGCAACTAACGAAGCTGGTGAAAGAACTTGCTATCAAGAGCAAGCAACAACACAAGAGCTTAGAGTag